TCAGATTGGTTTTCATTGACCCCGTAGTTTGTTTACACACTGTTAGCAGTTCAGCCAacacaaaaaatgtataaaacaaataaatgttataaCCAGAAAGATAACTCCAAACCCACCAAGGCCCACGGTGTTGATATACACTCCTCTATCTCACAAGATTAACAATTGTTTAAATTAAACCCTGTATCTGAATTTGTGTCAACAAAAattgcaacaaaaacaacaccagtGGTGACATTAATAAGCACAACACCTTTATTGAAGCAGTAATATTGATCAGTGACGTAGTAAGAAATGATCACCAACTGTTTTGGTAATAGATTTATCGATTGAGCATTCATAAACAATTTGTTTTTCAGATTGTTATGATTACTACATTATGGTTTCTCTGCTTTGACTGCAAACTTAATATCTTAAACGGAGGCTATTTTGGGAAGCaccaaataacacttttttttaaattatgggCTGAACAACTAATggtttaatcaagaaaataatcaatatagTAAATTAAAAAACTACAACTTAAAGCTTGAAGCAGCCATCTGGACTTGGGGTATTGTGAGTGGAAAATTCTGAATTAAAATTTACGGGGGCGTTCTTACCTCCAGCCCCACTTTTGCAGTGTGATTACATGAAGCCCTAACCCTTACCCGAAACCACCTGTAAACAAATTCTGACACATTACAAAACCCCCTGACCGCAAACCATGGCGCCGACGACCACACGTTTATACATAACTTTCATCAGTATTTTGCTATTTTTATCTACTCTCCCACTGTCACTGTGGCATCATTAGATGCCctacatttttcagtttgattCAGTAGTTAAATTCTATACACAGTAAAAGAGATATTTCAgcttttttgaagtgtggctaTATGTGGTATTGATACATAATCAGCTTTAGACTTCTCTTGATCTCGCTGTTAGATCTCaatttccaacaggaaagtgtaAACCGCTCgcgctcctgcaccaaagttcataagaaaaaaataacaattttacatcacagcacacaggagttgttgattcactgctgcctccattattgagtgttttgtttgagTTTCAGTGGTTGAAATAGTTCGGATTTacctaaaaatacacaaacttgCCAAACGAGGCAGCACCAGACCAGTGGCTCCAGTTTCCCCCGCAAgctaatttaaatttaaatgttttttttatttttggtgtgggagagtgaggcagtttacaaagaaacacagtaGGAAAGGCTTGTCTGACAGTAGAATAACGCTGTGAATATATTCCTAAGGCCGTGTAAGCGGGTGTAGAATtgattaggtgagccttttgtggCTTAAATCAGTTATTCCTGATTTTCctgctgacagccatgttttcaccaaTAGCATAACTCCCAGGCTCTAGGCATGGGGCCATGCACAGCATAGTCAGCCCTGTCTATTTTCAGTACCTCGTGCAAccaaacttcaaaaaacctgatcTATCCCTTAAGTGGCATCCAGCTTCAATAAGGCTATGAAACAAGCAGGTACAGTAGAGGGGATTTCTACCCTGCAGGACAGAAATGGTTTAAAACTGTTATGTCTCGTTGGATTTGCAGTTTCCCTGCTGAATATAATGGCTCATAAATTTCTCGTCATGGATTCAAGTGAATCAGCACCCTCAGTTCTACATGCCCCCTCTCCTCCCTCGGGAATCTCTTCATTGGGTTCTGTCAGTGTCCTGAGTCACATTTTATCCTTGCCCCAGCAAGCTTTGCAGGCTGAGTGCCCTATCATCTGTCTGCATTGTGGAAGTAGGTCTATGGTGCTCACTGCTCTCTCCAGGTGTACGTGCAGGGAGTGTGCAAGTGACTTTTGTAGTTTGTGCACTACAAAGCTACATGCACTTTATACACATTACTTTGTGGGTTAGTTAGCTGAAGGACTTGAACGACAGGTCTCTGACAAGTTTTGTTCGTTTTTGGTCTGTGGCAACAGCATGAGTATCCACCTCGGACTTGTGTAACCTCTTAGTGACATAATAACGAAAAGGTGTTGTCAGGTTATTGTTTCTAGACCTAGAAAATACATGACCACATGTATCATTGAAGAcattgtgattgttttaaaaatgtgcaatttatttgacattattgAGTATTTAATGACTTCGATTATGATGAAACGCGCACCAAAACATTTGCTGAATGTGTGCAGCGAAAGCCCTCCTTGCTGCAGCAGTGAGCAggattcagtgtcacatgactaCTAGTGGGCCTgcatgatcacatgacctctcaCTGGCATCCGCCCTGCCACACAGGTTATCCGTGTGTGGTTATGCTGATAGGGAGAAAACAGTCTCCACAACTTAAagactttgttgttttgtgttttaaggaTATCAACTATAGCCATGTAATTATAGTTACAGGGTTTTACAaggtttttttataaatgttatttatcaaTATAAGATTCTAATATCCAAGCTCTGTTCTCTTCTTCTAAAGCTTAATTTCAAGCTTCATTGTTTATTAGAGACTGCATTAGAAAACCTTCATGCTGTGACTCATACTATCAGGACTGGCAGTTTTAGTTCCCACAACAGTTTTGCTCGAGCAGGTTCTGCCCAGTTCTGGTATTTTCTGCAAAATCAGTAGCATTTTGTCTATAATAAATGAGCCCCTGTCACAAAACCAGCTGTTCCAGTTGTGTTTAAACCTGTTTAGTGCAAAAACAAGGTTGTTTATATCAGTCTGTTATTGTCTGCTCAGGACTCCCAGGAGAAGAATGCAAACCCGGTGAAGGCGGAGGAGGCCAAGCTTAAGGCCAGATACCCCGGCCTGGGCCAAAAGTCCGGTGGCTCAGACTTCCTCATGAAAAGACTACAGAAGGGGGTAGGTGGCCGATGGTGGGGGATAAAAACAGGTTGAAGACATGGGtgtatttcattaaaaatcacAGGTTTTATCCCCATTTAAGATTACAGAGCCCACACCCTGCTCTCCAGCTTGTAAAATGCTCTgctatctgttttattttgtatttatactttttatttttagaatatTACACTAGTTATGGCTAACTTGCAGTCTGGCCAACTGTGTTTACTGGATCAAAATTAAATTCAAACTACTTTTGCCCAGGTGAGCTTGGGCGCACAGAAAAGGTAGAGACttgttatgactttttttatacaaaataaacCTTTCTGATTAGTCTTGTTTTTCCTGTCGTCAGTTTAGCTCTGGTGAATCACTGACCCTTAAACATTCCACTGGTAAAACTTAAAACACAGCTGCCCACTGCatacctttatttttttccccatatccTGTGAtctgttgtgtatttttctgtATCGTGCAAATAAGCGACCTCACAGACATATAatgacatgtttctacagtacaGTATCTACTGCAGTAGATTTCATTGTGGAAAATAGAGTATGTCACTCAtctgaaatatgaaaaacacaGGTTTATTTTTTGAGTCTGCGTTTGTTGTTCATTCTCCAGTCCTATAGAGCTAAATGCATCGAAgcagagaggaaaaataatTTCTGTCCCGACCAGATCTCAGTAGACCAGAATGCCAATGCAGCCAGATCCATAGCATGTGAAATACAACAGCCTGTTTGatggattgtttttatttgtaatttgtacAGCAGGACAAATCACACAGAAGCAttcgtctttctttctttctctcctctctcacttTTCCTCAACTGGAGAAACTGTTGCTCTCTCCACCTACATGTACTGTGTATATGCTACAGAGAACTTCCACCTCTGGAGACTGCTGAAAGTCATTCTGGGAAATCACTGACAAGAAGTAGGAGTAGTCGAggcaggaggaagctggagccaAAGAGCAAATTGCAGTACTTCATCATCAGTCCCAGAATAAAAATCATCAGAGAATGATGATATCGAGCAGTTTGAGGATCTGAGAGTCGACTTTTGTTCTTTTGGTGATTGAATCAGCACAAGTATGATTCTCAAATTGATTATTTCATTAACTGGTTTAAAATAATCACGTCCAAATCCGTCTTTTGCTGGTCATtgtgtctctcccccctcctgtATTCCAGATTaagaaatatactgtatttagaaTGTAAAGAGGCACGTGCCTGCCACTGTTGCGTAATTGCAGAGGTTTGCACTTAGAGTAAATGATGATAATATGCTTTATTTCATGGCGTCTGTCGTTATACTCGGAGACACTTAACACCGAACCTACGCAGACACCTGTCAGCATTTCTCCAGTTTGAGTCCTCGCAGGCCATACGTGCCGACTGCACATGCTCTctgtagcacaacactttccaAATCCACTGGTAGCCACAACCCGTTGCTCAAATAATACAAGGACATTCAAATGAAGGGGAACATCTGCAGCGAAATAACCACAAGTGGAACTGAACACTGAAAGTATGACCTTGCTCTTAGAAAACATGCAAAGGAGTAATAGTTGACTCTCTTTTCCCACACAGCAAAAGTACTTTGACTCCGGTGACTACAACATGGCCAAAGCCAAGATGAAGAACAAGCAGCTTCCTGTTGCGGGGCCTGACAAGAACCTGGTGACTGGCGACCACATTCCCACGCCGCAGGACCT
The sequence above is a segment of the Solea solea chromosome 13, fSolSol10.1, whole genome shotgun sequence genome. Coding sequences within it:
- the ensab gene encoding endosulfine alpha b, yielding MSSENLDPDTQVDYEDEKQDSQEKNANPVKAEEAKLKARYPGLGQKSGGSDFLMKRLQKGQKYFDSGDYNMAKAKMKNKQLPVAGPDKNLVTGDHIPTPQDLPQRKSSLVTSKLAG